DNA sequence from the Chryseobacterium indicum genome:
TCCCCCGAATTTTAAAACTTTCATTATTTGTTTTTTAATTATAGAAAATTGAATTTTACTCTTTAGAAAAAAGAGTACGCAGACTTATAATGATATGTGAAAATGCACCCCGTTATGGGGTAGTTGTAGTTGTTGTAGCAATAATAGAAACAAAAGATACTTCCGAAATTGAGAAAATCGGAGTGGAAATATCAGATATGCTTATTAAAAAATTCATTGCTGTATGAACAAATGTACAAATTTTTTTTAAATCTGAAATTAAATAAGCTTTTATTTTGAATTTAATATAAACAATGCTTTTCTTATTATTACTAACAAAAAAGCACTGCCAAAACAGTGCTTTTATTTATTTTATACTTTTTGAAAGATCAAGCATCGCTTCGATAGGTTTCAGCGCTCTTAATCTTAAATCTTCATCGATGATAATTTCAGGAAGCTCATATTTCATACATAAATACAATTTTTCCATAGTATTACGCTTCATATAGAAACATTCCGAGCAGTTACAGCTTTCATCAAAAACCAGAGCAGGAATTAATTCTTTATGAGGAGCACGTTTTTTCATTTCGTGGAGAATTCCTTCTTCCGTAGCGATGATGAATTTCTGACAGTCATCTTTTTCAACATAATTCAGAAGGGCAGAAGTAGAACCTATAAAATGAGCCAGTTTTAAAACCGCTTCTTCACTTTCAGGATGTGCAATTAATTTTGCATCAGGATTCTCAGCCAGTTGCTTTGCAATTCTTTCCATAGAAAAAGCTTCGTGCACGATGCAGCTTCCGTCCCAAAGAATCATATCGCGTCCTGTTTTCTGAGATAAATATCTTCCTAAATTTTTATCCGGTGCAAAAATAATCGGTCGGTCTTTCGGTAAGGCTTCAATTACTGTTTCGGCATTTGAGCTGGTAACAATAATATCACTTTCCGCTTTCGTTTCTGCGTTACAGTTGATGTAGGTTGCCACCAAAGCATTCGGATGCTGTTCGCGCATTTTTCTCAAACCTTCTCCGGAACATCCGTCTGCCAATGAACATCCTGCCATTGTATCGGGAAGAACTACTTTTTTAGTCGGATTCAGAATCTTCGCCGCTTCCGCCATGAAATGAACTCCGCAGAAAACAATCATATCAGCATCCGTATCTTTTGCCTGTCTTGCCAGTTGCAGAGAATCTCCCAGAAAATCAGCAATATCCTGAATGTCTCCGGGTTGGTAATAATGCGCCAGAATAACGGCGTTTTTTTCTTCTTTCAATTTAAGAATCGCCTGTACAAGCTCTTCTCCTTGAGGAATTGCTATATCTTTTATATCCAGAAATCCTCTTACAGGAATCGCAGATTTAGCTTTTTCTAATGTTTCGGTACTCATATCAACCTCAATGTTTTAGAATCAGAAATTAAAATTCAGGAATTAAAATTAGAATTTGATGTTGTT
Encoded proteins:
- the nadA gene encoding quinolinate synthase NadA, which translates into the protein MSTETLEKAKSAIPVRGFLDIKDIAIPQGEELVQAILKLKEEKNAVILAHYYQPGDIQDIADFLGDSLQLARQAKDTDADMIVFCGVHFMAEAAKILNPTKKVVLPDTMAGCSLADGCSGEGLRKMREQHPNALVATYINCNAETKAESDIIVTSSNAETVIEALPKDRPIIFAPDKNLGRYLSQKTGRDMILWDGSCIVHEAFSMERIAKQLAENPDAKLIAHPESEEAVLKLAHFIGSTSALLNYVEKDDCQKFIIATEEGILHEMKKRAPHKELIPALVFDESCNCSECFYMKRNTMEKLYLCMKYELPEIIIDEDLRLRALKPIEAMLDLSKSIK